From the genome of Deltaproteobacteria bacterium:
ATCCCCCCTCGGCCGGGATGACGATCCGGGTGACCGTCGCCTTCGAGGGCTACGCCCGCGAGTTCTCCTTCATCGGGTTGTGCACCTCGGTGCGGCGAAAGGGGCGGGGCGCGGATCTGCCGACCGGGGTCACCGTGGAGGTCCCCCGGGAGCACCTCGCCGGGCTCCAGAAGGCCCTCGCCTTCGCGCGTGGAGAGGACGTGCCCTTCCACGAGCGCAGCCACCGGCGGACCAACACCGAGCTCCCGGCGAGGATCGAGGGCTCCCGCGGGGAGGCCGAGGTCGAGGTCCTCGACCTGAGCCTGGGCGGCGCGCGCATCGCCATGGAGGGTGAGCTCCCGGCGATGGGGGAGGAGGTCTTCCTCACCATCGAGCCGGACAGCGGCTTCTTCCCCCTGAAGGTGAGGGGGCAGGTCATGTGGCTCTCCTACTTCAAGGACTCGCGCAGCCTGG
Proteins encoded in this window:
- a CDS encoding PilZ domain-containing protein, with protein sequence MRQIDWKTDRQTLRDCARENGNGSGAVFVPVDDPPSAGMTIRVTVAFEGYAREFSFIGLCTSVRRKGRGADLPTGVTVEVPREHLAGLQKALAFARGEDVPFHERSHRRTNTELPARIEGSRGEAEVEVLDLSLGGARIAMEGELPAMGEEVFLTIEPDSGFFPLKVRGQVMWLSYFKDSRSLGFKFIGGGFGWKRKLAALVERVEAEAASAKRGGEAR